GCCAGACTCGACATCGGTAATAGAGCGCTTATTGACCGCTTCAGAGACCGCTTTCTTGATGTGTTTACGATAACGATCAAGAAAACGCTGACGGTTGACTGTACTTTTATTTTTTCCGTTCAGACGACGATCAATAATTATACTCATCCACACGCTCCCTGTTGGTTAGTCCTCCACCGGGGCAATCTCTGCCCCGCCTGCTGACCTCACACTGACTACCGGGACTTCTGACGACTGACAGAAGCTACTGTGACTTTCTTACGCGTATGTACCATTCAGCCAGAAGCCTTACCTGTTTCTCGGTATAGCCTCTCTCCACCATCCGTTTCACAAACTCGTTGTGCTTACGCTGGTCATCATTGCTGCTCTTGGCATTAAAAGAAATCACGGGTAGGAGGTCTTCAGTGTTGGAGAACATTTTTTTCTCAATCACAGCACGCATCTTCTCATAGCTCGACCATGCCGGATTTTTACCATTGTTATTTGCCCGGGCCCTTAATACGAAATTAACGACTTCGTTACGGAAGTCTTTAGGGTTGGCAATGCTGGCCGCTTTTTCGATTTTTTCCAGTTCTTCGTTGATCGTAGCGCGATCAAGAATGTCACCGGTTTCCGGGTCTCTGTATTCCTGATCCTGAATCCAGAAGTCTGCATAAGTGATGTAACGGTCAAATATATTCTGACCATACTCAGAATATGACTCCAGATATGCAGTCTGAATCTCTTTGCCCAAAAACTCGATGTATTTCGGTGCCAGAAACTCTTTCACATAGCGCAGATAGCGCTCATGAATCTCTTTCGGGAACTGCTGCTGCTCAATCTGCTGCTCCAGAACATACAACATGTGTACCGGATTTGCGGCAACCTCACCGGGGTCAAAGTTAAAGACCTTGGAGAGAATCTTGAAGGCAAAACGGGTTGAAAGCCCTTCCATACCCTCATCAACCCCGGCGGCGTCTTTGTATTCCTGCAAAGGCTTGGCGTTGGGATCAGTATCTTTCAGACTTTCACCGTCGTACACCCGCATCTTGGAATACACGTTGGAGTTCTCAGGTTCTTTTACCCGAGACAACACCGAGAACTGTGCCAGCATTTTCAGAGTATCCGGTGCACAGGGTGACTCTTTCAACGAGCTGTTTTCCAGCAGTTTCTCGTAGATCTGAATCTCTTCTTTTACTCTGGTGCAATACGGCACCTTGACGATATTGACCCGGTCAATAAACGCTTCGTTGGTTTTATTATTGCGGAAGCTCTGCCATTCCGATTCATTGGAGTGGGCAAGAATAATACCGTTGTAGGGAATGGCTCCCATGCCTTCGGTGCTGTTGTAATTGCCTTCCTGAGTAGCGGTCAATAAAGGATGCAAGACTTTGATGGGCGCCTTGAACATCTCCACAAATTCCATGATGCCCTGATTGGCATTACACAGCGCACCGGAGAAACTGTAAGCGTCCGGATCATCTTGAGAATACTCCTCCAGCTGGCGGATATCGACCTTACCCACAAGGCTGGAAATATCCTGATTGTTTTCATCGCCCGGCTCGGTTTTGGCAATGGCGACCTGATTCAGGATACTGGGATAAAGCTTCACGACTTTGAACTTGGTGATGTCACCACCAAACTCATTGAGTCGTTTAACGGCCCATGGCGACATAATGCCTCCCAGGTAACGGCCGGGAATGCCGTATTCGCTGGTCAGAATATCTCCGTCCTCAGCCGCATTAAACAGGTTCAATGGTGACTCAAACACAGGTGAGCCTTTGATGGCATAAAACGGTACTTTTTCCATCAGGGCTTTAAGCTTCTCGGCCAGAGAGGATTTACCACCGCCTACAGGCCCCAGCAAATAAAGAATTTGTTTCTTCTCTTCCAGCCCCTGGGCAGCGTGTTTAAAAAACGACACCATTTGTTCAATGGCCTCTTCCATGCCATAGAACTCTCTGAAGGCGGGATAACGTTTGATCAGTTTGTTGGAAAAAATCCGGCTTTGTCGCGGATCTCTGGACGTGTCGATCATTTCGGGTTCGCCAATAGCATGCAGCATCCGCTCTGCAGCATTGGCATAAGTGGAAGGTTCATCCCTGCATAACTGCAGGTATTCCTGAATCGTCAGTTCTTCCTGTTGATGGGATTTAAACCTCTGTTGATAGCTGTCAAAGATATCCATATCGCGTCACCTGCCCTGTCTGATGTGTTTGGTCGATTCCCATACTGTGGCTGCACAAACGGTGTACTCACAATTGGGTTATCGACAGAATCAGTACAAAGACCACTCTTTATTATAGAACTGTCAAAAAACAGCTCAGAGTCTGTTATTAAAAAGTGGCCGAGGCTGACAGCCATTTCCATTGGCTGACATCATGGAACGCTTAACCTACTTATAAGAAAAACTTATTGGAGGTTAACTCAAACAGAGCGGAAAAAAACAAGCCCCTTTGAATTTATAATGTGGAGTTTTTAAGCAATCTGCAATAGCTAAACGCTTAAAATACCGTATTTCGTGTTTCTAAAAGGCAGGTGATGAATGTATGACATCAGTCATATGACGTATGTATCGAACGACACTCTTACCGGATAGCACTCTTACTGAACGAAAATGCTCTATGCTGGTGCGCGACAGTCACTCTGCAAGTTCCTTCGCCACCAGCAAGCGATTATTTTTCCAATTCGGCAATCAGCGTATGAAGGAAGCGTGTTGCTTCCCCACCAGTTGCAGCCCTGTGGTCAAAGGTTAAAGAAACCGGCAGCACTTTATGGCTGGCAGGCTGACCATTAATGCTGACAATCTCTGCCCTCAACTTTCCAATACCCACAATGCACACCATTGGCGGGACAACGACCGGCGTTGCATATTTCCCGGCAAACACACCAAAGTTGCTCAGTGTAATGGTTGCACCAGCCATTTCCGAAGGTGGCAGGCTGCGTTCTTTGACAGCGGTTCTGAAGGTATTCACCTGATGCCTCAGTTGTTTGCCATCCAATGTTTCAGCGGCTCTAATCACCGGAACAAACAACCCTTCATCACTGTCTACTGCCAACCCAAGGTGGACTGAATCAAACACTTCCCGACTCATCGAGCTTCCGTCAAACCAGGCATTCAGTGCCGATTCTGACTGACAAGCTTTAACAACGGCCTGAATCAGTCGGACAGTAATATCTTCACCGTCTTTCCAATGATCAATATCGGCATCATCAAACAGGGTAACCGGCACAACCTCGGCATGAGACTGTGTCATGGTGTTCGCCATATGCTTGCGAACACCTTTTAAAGGTTCCGGATTTTCCAGAGCATAACCTGTCTGGCTCGATTGTTTTGTTGGTGCTGCTTGTGTCATACCAAGGCTAGAAGCCAGATCATGGACAGAGCCGTTTGCAGGCTGGCTCATAGTTGCACCTGACGGTGGCGAGCCAATAAAAAAAGATTCATCTTCAGTTGTATTTGCAGCCGCGACTTCCAGCTCTCCCACTACTGTACCCAAGTCTTCTTCCTCCGAAACAAACTCCACCAGTGGCGCACCGGTCAGAATCGTATCGCCGGGCTGCCCACATAATCGCGCCACTTCAGCCGTAACAGGAGAAGGAACTTCGACAATCGCCTTGGCCGTTTCAACTGAAACAATAATCTGGTCTTCTTTTACGTGCTCGCCTTCCTGAATATGCCACTCAACAATATCCGCTTCAGGAATGCCTTCGCCCAGATCGGGGAGGTTAAAGAATTTCATGTGGCAGCCTCTTATTTTTATTGTTCTGGATGAATCAACTCTCAATGAAATGACAAGGTTTTTAATGCCGCTTTCATAATGTCGTCTGGCTTTGGCAAATAATGATCTTCCATTCGATAGTAAGGCATGATCGTATCGAAACCTGTCACCCGCTCTACCGGTGCCTTGAGAACACTCAGAGCCTGTTCGGCAAGGTTGGCGGCAATTTCCGCTCCGGCACCAAAGCTTTTGCAGGCTTCATGGACAATGACACAACGACCGGTTTTGCGAACCGATGTCAGAATGGTCTCCATATCCAGTGGCTTAATGGTGGCTACATCAATCACCTCTGCCGAAACACCATGCTGTTCCATTGTGCGTGCTGCTTCCATGGTCTCTTTGACAGAAGCACCCCAGCTCACCAGCGTTACATCTTGTCCCTGCTTCAGAGTGAAACACTTGTCGAGCGGCAACAGCGGTGTGTTCTGGTCCACCTCCTGCTTTGATGCCCTGTAAATGCGTTTAGGCTCCAAAAAGATCACAGGGTCAGGTTCATTAATGGCTGATCGCAACAAACCATATGCACGCACAGGCGAAGAAGGAATCACCACCCGTAAACCGGGAATATGCGCCAGCAAAGCTTCGGTACTTTCAGAGTGATGCTCCGGCGCGTGAATGCCACCACCAAAAGGCGCTCGCAGAACCATCGGGCAGGATAAACGACCACGGGTTCGGTTTCGCATACGGGCCGCATGGCAAATCAGCTGCTCCATGGTGGGAAAGATAAAGCCCATGAACTGAATTTCTGCCACGGGTTTTAAACCCTGTGCCGCCATACCAATGCTGATACCGGCAATCAATGTTTCAGCCAACGGTGTATCCATCACCCGCTTCAGGCCATACTTGTCCCGCAACCCCTGTGTCGCACGAAACACGCCACCGTTCACGCCAATGTCTTCACCCAGCATGACAACGTCCGGGTTATTCTCCATCGCATGATCAAGCGCCAGGTTCACCGCCTCTACCATGGTGATTTTACTCATGATGTTTACCTCCCGTGGCTCTCAACTCGGCTTCCTGTTTTTGTTGCTTCAGGGTGGAAGGCATGTTGGCGTAGTGGTAATCAAACAAGTCTTTTACCGGGGGAAGCGGCGTGTTCAGATAGGTTTGAACGTTTTGTTCAATCTGTTGACCAACGTCTTTAATCAAAGCCTGCTCCTGCTGCTCATCCCAGTAGCCACGATGATGCAAAAAGGTTCTGAGCCGTTTAATCGGTTCTTTATTCCAGGCCTGTTGCAACTCATCACCGCTGCGATAACGGCTGGCGTCGTCTGCCGTTGTATGATCGCCTAAACGATAACTGATGGCTTCAATCACCGTTGCACCTTTGCCCTGTCTGGCTCTGTCCATGGCTTCACTGAGCACTTCATGGAGGGCAATCACATCATTGCCGTCTACCTGATAAGAAGGCAAACCGGCTGAAATACCTTTCTGGGCTAGCGTAGGAGCGCCGGACTGAATGGTTCTGGGTACAGAAATCGCCCATTGATTATTATTGATGACAAACACCACTGGCAGTTGCCAGGCACCGGCAAGGTTTAACGCTTCTGAAAAGTCACCTTTTGATGTAGCACCATCTCCCAGCGCACAAACAGCAATGTTCGGTTCATGTCGAATCTTCAGGGCGGCCGCCACCCCGGCTGCATGACCAGCCTGTGTAGCAATGGGGACGCAATTGGGAAAGTCTTTGCCCCAGTGTTCACTGGCGCTGCCTCGTTCATCCCCTCCCCAATAAAGAAGAATATCTGACAGCGGAATACCCCTCGCCAGCAGTCCGGGATGATCCCGATAATAAGGAATTAATACATCGTCTTTTTCCATCAGCGAACAGAATACGGTACTGATCGCTTCCTGCCCCAGACAGGAGGGATAAGTGCCCAGCTTGCCGGTTCTCTGAAGTGCAATGGCCTTGGCATCAGCCTGACGCCCAAGGACCATATTGCAGTAGTAATTAAGCAGAATATCTTTGTTCCGGGTCCACCCAGGAAGACGTTCAATCACTTCACCTTCTGCATCCAGATACTGATAAACAGGAATAGGGTTAAGTTCTTTCTTTTCCATGGTAAGCCTCGGTTGTTCGTTGAATTATTGCTCAGGTCAGCTTGCTCTAAGCGGAAAGCTGCCTTAGCTCATCACCAAACAACATGGCTTCAGCCATCTGGTCTGCAATGCGGTTAACAGGCTCCTGTTGTTGCTGTTGTCTGCGGAATATCTGCAACAGTGTCTCACCAATGCTCTTTATTCTCAGGTTCAGTTCATGATGACTTTTCCGAGAGTAAGCCATGGCAACAAAAATCAGCCCTCCTGCATTAATCAGGTAATCCGGCGCGTAAAGAATATCTCTTTTAAACAGTTGCTCACCACACTCGGGCGTCAGTAGCTGATTATTAGCCGAACCGGCCACCGCACCACACTGCAGCTGGTCAATGGTTTCTTCGTTCAGAATACCGCCCAGACCACAGGGACTGAAAATATCACAGGGAGTCGAATGAATGGCTTCAGGGCTAACAGCCTTGGCACCAAACTCCCGAATACACTGTTCAATCCTGGCTTCATCAATGTCTGACACAATCAGCTTTGCGCCACCTCTGTGCAGTAGCTGGCACAAGGCATACCCCACATTCCCCAATCCCTGAACAGCAATGGTCATTCCTTTCAGACTGGAGCCAAACTCTTTATGAGCTTTGAGTGTGG
Above is a window of Endozoicomonas montiporae CL-33 DNA encoding:
- a CDS encoding PrkA family serine protein kinase encodes the protein MDIFDSYQQRFKSHQQEELTIQEYLQLCRDEPSTYANAAERMLHAIGEPEMIDTSRDPRQSRIFSNKLIKRYPAFREFYGMEEAIEQMVSFFKHAAQGLEEKKQILYLLGPVGGGKSSLAEKLKALMEKVPFYAIKGSPVFESPLNLFNAAEDGDILTSEYGIPGRYLGGIMSPWAVKRLNEFGGDITKFKVVKLYPSILNQVAIAKTEPGDENNQDISSLVGKVDIRQLEEYSQDDPDAYSFSGALCNANQGIMEFVEMFKAPIKVLHPLLTATQEGNYNSTEGMGAIPYNGIILAHSNESEWQSFRNNKTNEAFIDRVNIVKVPYCTRVKEEIQIYEKLLENSSLKESPCAPDTLKMLAQFSVLSRVKEPENSNVYSKMRVYDGESLKDTDPNAKPLQEYKDAAGVDEGMEGLSTRFAFKILSKVFNFDPGEVAANPVHMLYVLEQQIEQQQFPKEIHERYLRYVKEFLAPKYIEFLGKEIQTAYLESYSEYGQNIFDRYITYADFWIQDQEYRDPETGDILDRATINEELEKIEKAASIANPKDFRNEVVNFVLRARANNNGKNPAWSSYEKMRAVIEKKMFSNTEDLLPVISFNAKSSNDDQRKHNEFVKRMVERGYTEKQVRLLAEWYIRVRKSQ
- a CDS encoding dihydrolipoamide acetyltransferase family protein, yielding MKFFNLPDLGEGIPEADIVEWHIQEGEHVKEDQIIVSVETAKAIVEVPSPVTAEVARLCGQPGDTILTGAPLVEFVSEEEDLGTVVGELEVAAANTTEDESFFIGSPPSGATMSQPANGSVHDLASSLGMTQAAPTKQSSQTGYALENPEPLKGVRKHMANTMTQSHAEVVPVTLFDDADIDHWKDGEDITVRLIQAVVKACQSESALNAWFDGSSMSREVFDSVHLGLAVDSDEGLFVPVIRAAETLDGKQLRHQVNTFRTAVKERSLPPSEMAGATITLSNFGVFAGKYATPVVVPPMVCIVGIGKLRAEIVSINGQPASHKVLPVSLTFDHRAATGGEATRFLHTLIAELEK
- a CDS encoding alpha-ketoacid dehydrogenase subunit beta, with the protein product MSKITMVEAVNLALDHAMENNPDVVMLGEDIGVNGGVFRATQGLRDKYGLKRVMDTPLAETLIAGISIGMAAQGLKPVAEIQFMGFIFPTMEQLICHAARMRNRTRGRLSCPMVLRAPFGGGIHAPEHHSESTEALLAHIPGLRVVIPSSPVRAYGLLRSAINEPDPVIFLEPKRIYRASKQEVDQNTPLLPLDKCFTLKQGQDVTLVSWGASVKETMEAARTMEQHGVSAEVIDVATIKPLDMETILTSVRKTGRCVIVHEACKSFGAGAEIAANLAEQALSVLKAPVERVTGFDTIMPYYRMEDHYLPKPDDIMKAALKTLSFH
- the pdhA gene encoding pyruvate dehydrogenase (acetyl-transferring) E1 component subunit alpha is translated as MEKKELNPIPVYQYLDAEGEVIERLPGWTRNKDILLNYYCNMVLGRQADAKAIALQRTGKLGTYPSCLGQEAISTVFCSLMEKDDVLIPYYRDHPGLLARGIPLSDILLYWGGDERGSASEHWGKDFPNCVPIATQAGHAAGVAAALKIRHEPNIAVCALGDGATSKGDFSEALNLAGAWQLPVVFVINNNQWAISVPRTIQSGAPTLAQKGISAGLPSYQVDGNDVIALHEVLSEAMDRARQGKGATVIEAISYRLGDHTTADDASRYRSGDELQQAWNKEPIKRLRTFLHHRGYWDEQQEQALIKDVGQQIEQNVQTYLNTPLPPVKDLFDYHYANMPSTLKQQKQEAELRATGGKHHE
- a CDS encoding Leu/Phe/Val dehydrogenase, with the translated sequence MFRQIAEARMNDIHIKHDEHSGLKSIIAIHNTRRGPSLGGCRFIPYPSFDDAVTDAIRLAQGMSYKAALAGLDLGGGKSVIMMPEGDYDRTELFSAFGRFVEELGGRYITAMDSGTRVSDMDVIASQTRHVTCTSSSGNPAPSTAKGVYYGILSTLKAHKEFGSSLKGMTIAVQGLGNVGYALCQLLHRGGAKLIVSDIDEARIEQCIREFGAKAVSPEAIHSTPCDIFSPCGLGGILNEETIDQLQCGAVAGSANNQLLTPECGEQLFKRDILYAPDYLINAGGLIFVAMAYSRKSHHELNLRIKSIGETLLQIFRRQQQQQEPVNRIADQMAEAMLFGDELRQLSA